A single region of the Podospora pseudopauciseta strain CBS 411.78 chromosome 1, whole genome shotgun sequence genome encodes:
- a CDS encoding Mitochondrial NADH kinase (COG:A; EggNog:ENOG503P2CR) — MLSLLFQHDHCPQTTSSHASQKMNQIRAIQALNKKELENGIPPSASWHTDYRDTAFVYFGGLPYELTEGDVITIFSQYGEPTFLKLVRDKETGKSKGFGWLKYEDQRSTDLAVDNLGGAEIAGRLIRVDHARYKARDDEDLEECKVGWEDVMRRERLEKGLPSEDEDGTDEDEDEDDKPRRAMLKEERELQLLIQDHDDDDPMKDFLIEEKKKEVDEALRREKKKEEKHNRKHRERREKDKDREHRHRSHKSKRDEDEREDRHQDRRQERIEDDPDRKRRRDMSPSGGNDKEKGRDSRRDGHRDEARRISDRRDRDVKRDRDVRRDRDDRRDRDDRRDRDDGRDRDDRPDRGRDRVDERRPRDDRGDGDDRRKDRDRRHRDDDDRRRRRSRSRSPRPSRD; from the exons ATGCTCAGCCTTCTCTTCCAGCACGACCACTGCCCTCAAACCACATCCAGCCACGCCTCCCAAAAAATGAACCAAATACGCGCCATTCAAGCGCTCAATAAAAAGGAGCTTGAAAACGGGATCCCCCCCTCTGCCTCCTGGCACACCGACTATCGCGACACAGCCTTCGTCTACTTTGGCGGCCTTCCCTACGAGCTCACCGAAGGCGAcgtcatcaccatcttcaGCCAGTACGGCGAGCCGACCTTTCTCAAGCTCGTCCGCGACAAGGAAACAGGTAAATCAAAGGGCTTTGGGTGGCTCAAGTACGAAGACCAGCGGAGCACCGACTTGGCGGTGGATAATCTGGGGGGCGCGGAGATTGCGGGGAGGCTGATCAGGGTTGATCATGCGCGGTACAAGGCGAGGGACGAtgaggacttggaggagtgcaaggttgggtgggaggatgtcatgaggcgggagaggttggagaagggCCTGCcgagtgaggatgaggacggtacggacgaggatgaggatgaggatgacaaGCCCAGGAGGGCGATGCTCAAGGAGGAGAGAGAATTGCAGCTGCTTATTCAGGATcatgacgatgacgacccGATGAAGGATTTTTTGattgaggagaagaaaaaggaggtggatgaggccctaaggagggagaagaagaaggaggagaaacATAACCGGAAACACAGGGAGCGTAGagagaaggacaaggataGGGAGCATCGCCACCGCTCGCACAAATCCAAGCGTGACGAGGATGAGCGAGAGGACAGACACCAGGACCGCAGGCAAGAACGCATCGAGGACGACCCAGACCGGAAGCGCCGAAGAGATATGTCACCCTCTGGTGGGAACGACAAAGAGAAGGGCCGTGATAGTAGGAGGGATGGCCATCGGGACGAAGCACGTCGCATCAGTGACCGGCGTGATAGAGACGTCAAACGCGACAGAGATGTCAGGCGCGACAGAGATGACAG GCGGGATAGAGATGACAGGCGGGATAGAGACGACGGGCGTGATCGAGATGACCGGCCCGACCGAGGCCGAGACAGGGTCGATGAGCGCCGTCCCAGAGACGATcgaggagatggtgatgatcgAAGAAAGGACCGTGACAGGCGTCAtcgtgatgatgacgaccGCAGACGGCGCAGGAGTCGGAGCAGATCCCCACGCCCGAGTAGAGATTGA
- the lag1 gene encoding Sphingosine N-acyltransferase lag1 (COG:U; EggNog:ENOG503NYZN), with protein MSNLPAPISQDGPDQHDTQVTSVGLPQTAPRSNGKPNSLNVPLYMQRNGNKVLVRRPKRKDDGALKGLARWFVANQIGLSCNLVALLFLAHSMPRAREYTSKFFTLSYYNQNTGKYFLGGDDWYLIAFFIVVLTGLRAGIMEYVLAPFARAKGVHKKKDIVRFSEQGWLLVYYSFFWPLGVYIYRTSTYYLSLHDLWKEWPNREMDGLMKAYTLAQLSFYLQLLIVINIEERRKDHWQMFSHHIVTSTLIYAAYREGHTRVGNLILVLMDVVDIFLPFAKCLKYLGYKTICDVMFAVFMVTWFIARHIFFPMAIYSVWAHTLIYMNGCFYGRELDGPHPPPANDTWLYIARPLWDTDAPVCFNHNFRNGFFGMLFFLQILTVMWFYLIIRVAIKVIKGGSAEDTRSDDEADDLEDLDEYVYEEAQPLEEEVGADEINLKSWERRVARGKRSTTATGVSLPGHSDRKELLGRIGCEKQVD; from the exons ATGAGCAACCTCCCGGCCCCTATTTCCCAAGATGGCCCCGACCAGCACGATACCCAAGTCACCTCTGTTGGCCTGCCGCAGACAGCACCACGGAGTAACGGCAAGCCCAACAGTTTGAACGTGCCCCTATATATGCAAAGAAACGGCAACAAGGTGCTTGTTCGTCGACCCAAGCGAAAGGATGATGGGGCTCTGAAAGGTCTTGCCCGGTGGTTTGTTGCCAATCAAATTG GACTCTCCTGCAATCTcgtcgccctcctcttcctggcCCACAGCATGCCCCGCGCGCGCGAGTACACATCCAAGTTCTTTACGCTCTCGTATTACAACCAGAATACAGGGAAATACTTCCTCGGTGGCGACGATTGGTACCTCATCGCTTTCTTCATCGTGGTGTTGACGGGCTTGAGGGCTGGGATAATGGAATACGTGCTGGCTCCGTTTGCCAGGGCTAAGGGAGTTCATAAGAAGAAAGACATTGTAAGATTCAGCGAACAAGGCTGGTTGTTGGTCTACTATTCTTTCTTCTGGCCCCTGGGAGTG TACATCTACCGGACATCTACCTACTATCTGAGCCTCCACGATCTTTGGAAAGAATGGCCGAATCGTGAAATGGATGGGCTCATGAAGGCCTACACCCTGGCACAGCTGTCTTTCTACCTGCAGCTACTCATTGTTATCAACATCGAGGAGCGTCGCAAGGACCACTGGCAAATGTTTTCCCACCACATCGTTACAAGCACCTTGATTTATGCTGCTTACAGAGAGGGACACACGCGCGTGGGCAATCTCATTCTGGTTCTGATGGATGTGGTGGACATTTTCCTTCCC TTCGCCAAGTGTCTGAAATATCTGGGCTACAAGACGATTTGCGATGTCATGTTTGCTGTCTTCATGGTCACATGGTTCATCGCGCGACACATATTCTTTCCGATGGCCATCTACTCCGTCTGGGCTCATACCCTGATCTACATGAACGGCTGCTTCTATGGGCGCGAACTTGACGGACCGCACCCGCCACCCGCCAACGACACCTGGCTTTATATTGCGAGACCGCTCTGGGATACCGATGCACCAGTCTGCTTCAACCACAACTTCAGGAACGGATTCTTCGGCATGCTGTTTTTCCTCCAGATTCTGACCGTGATGTGGTTTTATCTAATCATACGAGTTGCCATTAAAGTGATCAAGGGAGGCAGCGCCGAGGACACGCGAAGTGATGACGAAGCAGATGATCTCGAGGATCTGGATGAGTATGTTTACGAGGAGGCGCAGCCgcttgaggaggaagttggcGCAGACGAAATCAACCTGAAGAgctgggagaggagggtggccCGCGGCAAAAGGTCAACAACGGCAACAGGAGTCAGCTTGCCTGGTCACAGCGACCGTAAGGAACTCCTCGGACGAATCGGTTGCGAGAAGCAGGTTGACTAA
- the HSV2 gene encoding Phosphatidylinositol 3,5-bisphosphate-binding protein (COG:S; EggNog:ENOG503NUJF), with protein sequence MNTRPPLETTSLPLVLSITFNDDCSCFAVGLNTGFRIFSSETCTQTTAREFNAGVGLVQMMGKANYLGIVGGGRKPKFAANKLILWDEGRSKSALDISALTPVRGTQLSKERIVVVLQNSVRLYKFAKPPSFITAYETANNPLGLCRMSSRIIAFPGRSAGQVQVVEIATSNVSIIPAHAAAIRALQLSLDGELIATASETGTLIRVFSTRTCAKIAELRRGIDPAAIFSLAFNPSGTMLACTSDKSTLHVFDMPKGKRLGGQGEDGAPETANDQGKWGILSKIPLMPRFVKDAYSFATHPFEAGDEPSSANQLLTESSTLGTMRLPKGVIGWLDDTSLLVVGAGTDARWEKFIIKDEGGGKRSLAKAGWKRYLAD encoded by the exons ATGAATACTCGACCGCCTCTCGAGACAACCAGCCTTCCACTGGTTCTCTCGATAACATTTAATGACGATTGCAGCTGTTTTGCTGTCGGGCTGAATACAGGGTTTCGGA TCTTCAGCTCGGAAACATGCACGCAGACCACAGCACGCG AATTCAACGCGGGTGTTGGGCTGGTTCAGATGATGGGCAAGGCTAACTATCTGGGCATCGTCGGTGGGGGTAGGAAGCCAAAGTTTGCTGCCAACAAGCTGATCCTCTGGGACGAGGGTAGGAGCAAGTCCGCTCTCGATATCAGCGCGTTGACACCTGTGAGGGGCACTCAGTTGTCTAAGGAACGGATAGTCGTGGTGCTACAGAACAGTGTCCGGCTATACAAGTTTGCCAAACCGCCTTCGTTCATCACAGCCTACGAGACGGCCAACAATCCACTGGGGCTTTGCCGCATGTCATCCAGAATCATCGCATTCCCAGGCCGAAGTGCCGGGCAGGTGCAAGTGGTTGAGATTGCTACGTCAAACGTGAGCATCATCCCGGCCCACGCAGCGGCCATTCGAGCCCTTCAGCTGAGTTTGGATGGCGAGCTTATAGCAACTGCTAGCGAGACC GGAACGCTGATTCGAGTATTCTCAACCAGGACCTGCGCCAAGATAGCTGAACTTCGCAGAGGAATCGATCCGGCAGCTATCTTTTCTCTTGCGTTCAACCCATCTGGGACTATGCTCGCTTGCACATCGGACAAGTCCACTCTACATGTCTTCGACATGCCGAAAGGAAAGAGATTGGGTGGCCAGGGTGAGGACGGGGCGCCGGAAACAGCGAATGATCAAGGGAAATGGGGGATTTTGTCCAAGATCCCTTTAATGCCTCGATTCGTCAAGGATGCTTATTCCTTTGCCACACACCCCTTCGAGGCGGGTGATGAACCCTCTAGTGCGAACCAGCTTCTCACAGAGAGCTCAACACTTGGGACTATGAGGCTGCCAAAAGGGGTTATTGGTTGGCTTGACGACACTTCGCTGCTGGTAGTTGGAGCTGGCACTGACGCTCGTTGGGAAAAGTTTATCATCaaggatgagggagggggcaaACGTTCTCTAGCAAAGGCGGGCTGGAAGAGATATCTCGCGGACTAG